A window of Hugenholtzia roseola DSM 9546 contains these coding sequences:
- a CDS encoding NADPH-dependent FMN reductase, translating to MAISILVGTNRPLARSLEIGQYYQKRLQARGEKVQLLSLDELPPDFAFSALYQAQGKNEKFNAFVEKFVASEKFIFIVPEYNGSFPGILKTFLDGLPYPSPLRYKKIALVGLSTGVQGATLALSHLTDIFHYLVAEVVAHKVRIPEVHKQFQNQDFINPIYPKIIEEQLDLLIGVPQV from the coding sequence ATGGCTATCTCTATCTTAGTTGGAACAAATCGCCCGTTGGCACGCAGCCTCGAAATCGGACAATACTACCAAAAGCGTTTGCAGGCACGCGGCGAAAAGGTACAACTGCTTTCGCTTGATGAGCTGCCGCCTGATTTTGCCTTTTCTGCACTCTATCAAGCGCAGGGCAAAAATGAAAAATTTAATGCTTTTGTAGAAAAATTTGTAGCATCTGAAAAGTTTATTTTTATTGTGCCTGAATATAATGGTTCTTTTCCGGGAATTTTGAAAACTTTTCTTGATGGGCTGCCTTATCCAAGTCCGTTGCGCTACAAAAAAATTGCCTTAGTGGGACTTTCCACTGGCGTACAGGGCGCGACGCTGGCTTTGAGCCATCTGACGGATATTTTTCACTATTTGGTTGCCGAAGTGGTGGCGCATAAAGTTCGTATCCCCGAAGTGCATAAACAGTTTCAAAATCAGGATTTTATCAATCCTATTTATCCTAAAATCATCGAGGAGCAGCTCGATTTGCTTATTGGCGTGCCGCAGGTATAA
- a CDS encoding ATP-dependent Clp protease proteolytic subunit translates to MENFGSEFKKYATRHRGIPTTTVESYMNITSQMSHITAMTPYIVEERQLNVAQMDVFSRLMVDRIIFLGTGIDDQVANIVMAQLLFLQSADPKKDVSIYINSPGGSVYAGMGIYDTMHFITPEITTVCTGLAASMGAVLLTAGQKGKRAALPHSRIMIHQPLGGIQGQATDIEITAKQILIIKKELTQILADCSGQDYDKVAADCERDYWMIAQEAKDYGLIDEVLGKRKGK, encoded by the coding sequence ATGGAAAATTTCGGTTCAGAATTTAAAAAATATGCTACCAGACATCGTGGAATCCCCACTACGACGGTAGAAAGTTATATGAACATTACCTCGCAGATGTCGCACATCACCGCCATGACTCCCTACATTGTGGAGGAAAGACAGCTCAATGTGGCACAGATGGACGTTTTCTCGCGTCTGATGGTAGATAGAATTATCTTTTTGGGAACAGGCATCGACGACCAAGTGGCGAATATCGTCATGGCGCAACTTCTCTTTTTACAGTCGGCAGACCCTAAAAAAGACGTTTCTATTTACATCAATAGCCCTGGGGGGTCGGTCTATGCAGGCATGGGCATTTATGATACCATGCACTTTATCACGCCCGAAATTACGACGGTCTGCACAGGTTTGGCGGCTTCGATGGGGGCTGTTCTGCTTACGGCAGGTCAGAAGGGCAAGCGTGCCGCCCTTCCACACTCGCGCATCATGATTCACCAGCCTTTGGGCGGTATTCAGGGGCAGGCTACCGATATCGAAATTACGGCAAAACAAATTTTGATTATCAAAAAAGAATTAACTCAAATTTTGGCTGATTGCAGCGGACAAGACTACGATAAAGTTGCTGCTGACTGTGAGCGCGATTATTGGATGATTGCGCAAGAAGCCAAAGATTACGGGCTGATAGATGAAGTTTTAGGCAAAAGAAAAGGAAAGTAA
- a CDS encoding ParA family protein: protein MATKISFFNHKGGVGKTTSLFNLGAMLAKRGKNVLLIDADTQCNLTLQVLGMEGYENHYEHYPKNNIKSYLAPAFDSQPILISAGHCISSKIPNLHVMPGSLDLSGSDTQLSMSFNLSSFLTSMQNLPGSFDYLIQKTAERYNADFVLIDLNPSLSAINQDLLISSDYFIIPTSVDYFSVQSIRSLATKLPEWETWAKKARDVFKDSFYPLPLNTPKFLGFTCNNFVLQGGGKPQENHRQMMDRIGKTVDDFLIPNLREVGMLVDENLYHQYSRQERETQSKYCIVEFSNYNKLNVISREQNIPIFEVSNAELREDNQRTTRDWFKDLYDYFANEIIIRTNNGTSN from the coding sequence ATGGCGACAAAAATTTCTTTCTTTAATCATAAAGGGGGAGTAGGTAAAACTACAAGCCTTTTCAACTTAGGTGCAATGCTTGCCAAGCGAGGTAAAAATGTACTTTTAATAGATGCAGATACACAATGTAATCTAACTTTACAAGTTCTTGGCATGGAGGGCTATGAAAATCATTACGAACACTATCCTAAAAACAATATAAAGAGCTATCTAGCACCCGCATTTGATTCACAACCTATTTTAATTTCTGCGGGGCATTGTATTTCCTCAAAAATTCCAAACCTACATGTTATGCCGGGAAGTTTGGATTTATCAGGTAGCGATACGCAATTAAGTATGTCATTTAATTTAAGTAGTTTTTTAACCTCAATGCAAAATTTACCAGGGTCATTTGATTATCTGATTCAAAAAACGGCTGAACGATATAATGCAGATTTTGTACTGATTGACTTAAATCCAAGTCTTAGTGCTATTAATCAAGATTTACTCATTTCAAGCGATTATTTCATTATTCCTACCTCGGTTGACTATTTTTCGGTACAATCCATTCGCTCCTTAGCCACTAAGCTGCCTGAATGGGAAACTTGGGCAAAAAAAGCAAGAGATGTGTTTAAAGATTCGTTTTATCCTCTACCTTTAAATACACCTAAATTTTTAGGATTTACTTGTAATAATTTTGTCCTTCAAGGAGGGGGAAAGCCGCAAGAAAATCACAGACAGATGATGGATAGAATTGGGAAAACTGTCGATGATTTTTTGATTCCAAATTTAAGAGAGGTAGGCATGTTAGTAGATGAGAATCTATATCATCAATATTCAAGACAAGAAAGAGAAACGCAAAGCAAATATTGTATAGTTGAGTTTTCTAACTACAATAAATTGAATGTCATCTCGCGTGAGCAAAACATTCCAATTTTCGAAGTTTCTAATGCGGAATTACGCGAAGACAATCAACGAACTACAAGGGATTGGTTTAAAGATTTATACGACTATTTTGCTAACGAAATTATAATTAGAACAAACAATGGAACAAGCAATTGA
- a CDS encoding DUF1015 domain-containing protein: MAEIRPFRAWRYNPALEMPISELTSPLFDVVSEKQRKKLYQNQYNSIHLSVPQPTETQPNPAQAALAYLEKWKKEGVILQDEKPAIYVYYQYFSLPSRFNSKTYCRKGFISFIKTYDWEEKIILRHENTIPAAVNDRIELLETTLLHASPTHGLYTLEQFDLEPYMDAAIQNPLYETEDYQGVREVLAKIDDPQIVAIFVEKIKGQQIILADGHHRYESSLVLRQKKMAEKLAKGETLTGSEAFHYHLMYLTNSCSNDLRILPTHRLIRQVAQLDEREIVAQLAQDFDLKNIENSSDLNEIIWGKKHTFGLIFKENTYLITLKKDKIQTLAWNFPIAVKELDLTILHYFLIEKVLGIKGKEQRSSPHISFERNFTECVTQVMNGQAQLACITNGVTMEEVKAVCQSGYTMPQKSTYFYPKAICGFVFGSIAPEDFGN; the protein is encoded by the coding sequence ATGGCAGAAATTCGTCCCTTTCGCGCTTGGCGTTACAATCCCGCCCTCGAAATGCCTATCTCCGAACTTACTTCGCCGCTTTTCGATGTTGTATCAGAAAAACAGAGAAAAAAATTATACCAAAATCAATACAATAGTATTCACCTTTCCGTACCGCAGCCCACCGAAACACAGCCCAATCCTGCCCAAGCTGCCCTTGCGTATTTAGAAAAATGGAAAAAAGAAGGCGTAATCTTACAAGACGAAAAACCTGCCATCTATGTTTATTATCAATATTTTAGCTTGCCTTCTCGCTTTAATTCCAAAACGTATTGCAGAAAAGGATTTATTTCCTTTATCAAAACTTACGATTGGGAAGAAAAAATAATACTAAGGCACGAAAATACCATTCCTGCCGCCGTAAATGACCGCATCGAGCTTTTAGAAACAACGCTTTTGCATGCAAGCCCCACACATGGGCTTTACACCCTCGAACAATTTGACTTAGAACCTTACATGGACGCTGCCATTCAAAATCCGCTCTACGAAACCGAAGATTACCAAGGCGTGCGCGAGGTTTTGGCTAAAATTGATGACCCTCAAATTGTGGCTATTTTTGTAGAAAAAATAAAGGGACAGCAGATTATTTTAGCCGACGGACACCACCGCTACGAAAGTTCTTTGGTATTGCGACAAAAAAAGATGGCTGAAAAACTGGCGAAAGGCGAAACCCTAACAGGCAGCGAGGCTTTTCACTACCATTTAATGTATCTAACCAATTCTTGTTCAAATGATTTGCGCATTTTGCCTACACATCGCCTTATTCGCCAAGTGGCACAACTCGACGAGCGCGAAATTGTAGCACAGTTGGCGCAAGATTTTGACTTGAAGAACATAGAAAATAGCAGCGACCTCAACGAAATTATTTGGGGTAAAAAGCATACTTTCGGGCTTATCTTTAAAGAAAATACCTATCTTATTACACTAAAAAAAGATAAGATTCAAACTTTGGCATGGAACTTTCCCATAGCCGTTAAAGAATTAGACCTAACAATTTTACATTATTTTCTGATAGAAAAAGTATTAGGTATTAAAGGAAAAGAGCAGCGCAGTTCGCCTCATATTTCTTTTGAGCGCAATTTTACCGAATGTGTAACGCAGGTGATGAACGGTCAGGCGCAACTTGCCTGCATTACGAATGGCGTTACGATGGAAGAGGTCAAGGCAGTTTGTCAGAGTGGCTACACGATGCCGCAGAAATCGACTTATTTCTATCCAAAGGCGATTTGCGGATTTGTTTTTGGCAGTATCGCGCCCGAAGATTTTGGCAATTAA
- a CDS encoding HEPN domain-containing protein yields the protein MEQAIETFKLNIDSVKQLDAIYLYLEASNVGKNLDLSEILRAEIVLAVSAMDNFISDLLLIGLVDNFEQRKPLSSEFAKFRLDMKTVVRIMEEPSQREKAAILGEYIRKFNEGNSYQEPKNIVSTLKLLGITDLWNKVSVIMEIRNPADVSKELENIVWNRNKIAHEADFNPLTLKKYPRVREDTVKAVEFIEKLCKAIYEIATS from the coding sequence ATGGAACAAGCAATTGAAACCTTCAAACTTAATATTGATAGCGTTAAACAACTTGATGCCATCTATCTATACTTGGAAGCGAGCAATGTGGGTAAGAACTTAGACCTATCAGAGATTTTAAGGGCGGAGATTGTTTTGGCAGTAAGTGCTATGGATAATTTTATTAGTGATTTATTGCTGATAGGTTTGGTTGATAACTTTGAGCAAAGAAAGCCTTTGAGCAGCGAGTTTGCCAAGTTCCGTTTGGATATGAAAACAGTTGTTAGGATTATGGAGGAGCCAAGTCAGCGAGAAAAAGCTGCAATATTGGGAGAGTACATTCGTAAATTCAACGAAGGCAATTCATACCAAGAGCCTAAAAATATAGTGAGTACACTAAAATTATTAGGAATTACTGACCTATGGAATAAAGTGTCCGTTATTATGGAGATTAGAAATCCTGCCGACGTGAGCAAAGAACTTGAAAATATTGTTTGGAATCGCAACAAAATTGCCCATGAAGCGGATTTTAATCCCCTCACTTTGAAAAAATACCCAAGGGTTAGAGAAGACACCGTTAAAGCAGTAGAGTTTATAGAAAAACTTTGCAAAGCAATTTATGAAATTGCGACAAGTTAA
- a CDS encoding DEAD/DEAH box helicase translates to MAQKPYLCSHLQLISPMTTFQDFKLNRQLLDALAEKGYQTPTPIQIKAIPLLLAGHDLIGVAQTGTGKTAAYLLPLLMKVKYAQGSLPRALILAPTRELVMQIAENAQELSRYTDLRIVPLYGGVGMKAQREAVAAGVDIAVATTGRLLDLYKENAISFKLIQTMVIDEADRMMDMGFLPQIRSLLEVVPSKKRQNALFSATMPEKVTALTQEFLEFPERVEITPPATTAQTIKQGIYETPNFKTKINLLDALLQDKEQFKKVIIFTKTKESANNILKFIHRKIDPNVKVIHSNKDQNARTNAFEEFQKGDLRILVATDVAARGIDISEVSHVINFEVPIQYEDYVHRIGRTGRAEKEGEALTFVHPVEQYHVRKIEKLIKKNIPTLPLPEQVVIEPTPYEEQQEILRQLDYIKQREDPTYQGAFHRKKRRPAPVAKKTKPKNAKSIKNKGAKDTKSKFRKTN, encoded by the coding sequence ATGGCACAAAAGCCGTATCTTTGCAGCCATCTGCAACTTATTTCGCCCATGACGACCTTTCAGGATTTCAAACTCAATCGCCAACTTTTAGATGCCCTTGCCGAAAAAGGCTATCAAACGCCTACGCCTATTCAAATCAAGGCGATTCCGCTGCTTTTGGCAGGACACGACCTTATCGGAGTCGCACAGACGGGTACGGGAAAGACGGCGGCTTATCTGCTGCCCCTTCTGATGAAGGTCAAATATGCGCAAGGCAGCCTACCGCGTGCCTTGATTTTAGCTCCTACGCGCGAGCTGGTGATGCAAATTGCAGAAAATGCCCAAGAATTGAGCCGTTATACCGACCTTAGAATTGTGCCACTTTACGGCGGTGTGGGCATGAAAGCCCAACGCGAAGCCGTCGCCGCAGGGGTAGATATTGCCGTTGCGACAACAGGTAGGCTTTTAGACCTCTACAAAGAAAATGCGATTAGCTTCAAACTTATTCAAACTATGGTCATCGACGAAGCCGATAGAATGATGGACATGGGCTTTTTGCCACAAATCCGAAGCCTATTGGAAGTTGTGCCTTCTAAAAAACGCCAAAACGCGCTCTTTTCCGCCACCATGCCCGAAAAAGTGACGGCACTAACACAGGAGTTTTTAGAATTTCCCGAAAGAGTAGAAATCACGCCACCTGCCACCACCGCCCAAACGATTAAACAAGGCATCTACGAAACGCCCAACTTTAAGACAAAAATCAACTTGCTGGACGCACTCTTGCAAGACAAAGAACAGTTTAAAAAGGTAATTATATTTACCAAAACCAAAGAATCTGCCAATAATATCCTCAAATTTATCCACCGCAAAATAGACCCCAACGTAAAAGTTATCCATAGCAACAAAGACCAAAATGCGCGTACTAATGCTTTTGAGGAGTTTCAAAAGGGCGATTTGCGCATCTTAGTTGCTACCGACGTGGCAGCGCGTGGCATTGATATTAGCGAGGTGTCGCACGTTATCAACTTTGAAGTGCCGATACAATACGAAGATTATGTGCATAGAATTGGCAGAACAGGACGCGCCGAAAAAGAAGGCGAGGCACTCACTTTTGTACACCCCGTAGAGCAGTATCATGTGCGGAAAATAGAAAAACTCATCAAAAAGAACATTCCTACCTTGCCGCTGCCCGAACAGGTGGTTATCGAACCCACGCCTTACGAAGAGCAGCAGGAAATTTTGAGGCAACTCGATTACATCAAACAGCGCGAAGACCCTACCTATCAGGGTGCTTTTCATAGAAAAAAGAGAAGACCTGCGCCTGTTGCTAAAAAAACAAAGCCTAAGAATGCAAAAAGCATTAAAAATAAGGGCGCAAAAGATACAAAAAGTAAGTTTAGAAAAACAAACTAA
- the mdh gene encoding malate dehydrogenase translates to MTKVTVVGAGNVGATCADVLAEREICNEVVLVDIKEGFAEGKALDIWQKAPVNVYDTRTIGVTGDYSRTANSDVVVITSGLPRKPGMTRDDLISTNAKIVNAVTEQVIAHSPDAIIIVVSNPLDVMTYAAHVTSKKSRNKVIGMAGILDTARYRAFLAEALNISPKEIQAVLMGGHGDTMVPLPRYTTVGGIPVTELIDADKLNAIVERTKVGGGELVKLMGTSAWYAPGAAAAQMVEAIVKDQRRVFPVCIKLEGEYGIDDCYLGVPVILGKNGIEKVIELQLTEDEKALLQTSRKHVKDVMDAYDKIVAEEIGK, encoded by the coding sequence ATGACAAAAGTAACCGTAGTAGGTGCAGGCAATGTGGGCGCAACGTGTGCCGACGTATTGGCAGAGCGCGAAATCTGCAATGAAGTTGTGTTAGTAGATATCAAAGAGGGTTTTGCCGAAGGTAAAGCCTTAGATATTTGGCAAAAAGCTCCTGTCAATGTCTATGACACGCGCACTATCGGCGTTACAGGCGATTATAGCCGTACCGCTAATTCTGACGTAGTGGTCATTACTTCGGGCTTGCCACGCAAACCGGGCATGACGCGCGACGATTTGATTTCTACCAACGCCAAAATCGTCAATGCCGTAACCGAACAAGTGATTGCACACTCGCCTGATGCGATTATCATTGTTGTATCGAATCCGCTTGATGTCATGACTTATGCAGCACACGTAACTTCTAAAAAGTCGCGCAACAAGGTCATAGGCATGGCAGGCATTTTGGATACGGCTCGTTATCGCGCATTTTTAGCCGAAGCTCTCAACATTTCGCCCAAAGAAATTCAAGCCGTCTTGATGGGCGGACATGGCGATACAATGGTGCCACTTCCGCGCTATACTACCGTAGGCGGTATCCCCGTAACCGAACTTATCGATGCCGACAAACTCAACGCGATTGTAGAACGCACCAAAGTTGGCGGTGGCGAACTTGTTAAATTGATGGGTACTTCTGCTTGGTATGCCCCTGGTGCTGCCGCAGCACAGATGGTAGAAGCTATCGTAAAAGACCAACGCCGTGTTTTCCCTGTTTGTATCAAACTCGAAGGCGAATATGGTATCGATGATTGCTACTTAGGCGTTCCCGTTATTTTGGGTAAAAATGGCATCGAAAAAGTAATAGAACTCCAACTCACCGAAGACGAAAAAGCCCTTTTACAGACTTCGCGCAAGCACGTCAAAGATGTAATGGACGCTTACGATAAAATTGTAGCCGAAGAGATTGGCAAATAA
- a CDS encoding DEAD/DEAH box helicase has product MTVTQFNELALSEELHRAIADMGFETPSPIQAQAIPFLLEGNDIIGQAQTGTGKTAAFGIPTVEKINASERKTQALILCPTRELALQVSQEIKKIAKYKSKLFAAAIYGGESITRQIKDLQRGVQIVIGTPGRVIDHITRGTLNLDHIQTIILDEADEMLNMGFKEDIEKILKQLPEERQTILFSATMPQPIMEIAKKHQKSPKIVKMAKTELTSQLIEQRHFSVKSHLKNELLTRLMDFYEWQSMLIFCNTKQKTAEIAEFLIQKGYAAEALHGDLAQNQRNIVMSKFRHGQVQILVATDVAARGIDVENVEAVINYDIPLDPEYYVHRIGRTGRAGRTGVSFTFISGKESFKLRDIEHYTKAPIPAGNIPSSRSILAKRKSQLEAKIEATLLEAQSEDFVFSPQLEAVTEILAALTEKGFDNQAIAQAVLHLHAGTSLQLDKRDIDFADDFRKNRRSEDTGRGRNDRYGSRPEGRSERGSSYGDRNTSRGSSRTTTRTTNNLRGDMARLFINVGKQDKVSKGDILGAIAGETGIKGREIGSIDVFDSYSFVEVPKAESEKIVRLMNKAKIKGNKVNLELAK; this is encoded by the coding sequence ATGACAGTTACGCAATTCAATGAATTAGCTCTTTCAGAGGAGCTACACCGCGCCATTGCTGATATGGGTTTCGAAACCCCTTCTCCTATCCAAGCGCAAGCCATTCCTTTCTTATTAGAAGGAAACGATATTATCGGGCAGGCACAGACGGGAACAGGCAAAACGGCTGCATTTGGGATTCCCACAGTGGAAAAAATTAACGCCAGCGAAAGAAAAACGCAAGCTCTTATCCTCTGCCCTACACGCGAATTGGCGTTGCAGGTATCACAGGAGATTAAAAAAATCGCTAAGTATAAAAGCAAACTTTTCGCCGCCGCTATCTACGGAGGCGAATCTATCACACGCCAAATCAAGGATTTACAACGTGGGGTACAAATCGTTATCGGCACACCAGGGCGCGTAATTGACCACATCACACGCGGCACGCTAAACTTAGACCACATTCAGACCATTATCTTAGACGAGGCAGACGAGATGCTCAACATGGGCTTCAAGGAAGACATCGAAAAGATTTTGAAACAACTTCCCGAAGAACGCCAAACCATTCTCTTTTCGGCAACCATGCCCCAGCCGATTATGGAGATTGCCAAAAAGCACCAGAAAAGCCCTAAAATCGTCAAGATGGCGAAGACTGAACTCACCAGTCAGCTTATCGAGCAGCGTCATTTTTCGGTAAAATCGCACCTTAAAAATGAGCTTCTCACACGTCTTATGGACTTCTACGAATGGCAATCGATGCTTATTTTTTGCAACACCAAGCAAAAGACTGCCGAAATTGCCGAGTTTTTGATTCAAAAAGGCTATGCCGCCGAAGCCTTGCATGGGGATTTGGCACAAAACCAGCGCAATATCGTGATGAGCAAGTTCCGTCATGGGCAGGTGCAGATTTTGGTAGCGACAGACGTGGCTGCACGTGGTATTGACGTAGAAAACGTGGAAGCAGTTATCAATTACGACATTCCATTAGACCCAGAATATTACGTCCATAGAATTGGCAGAACAGGCAGAGCAGGTCGTACAGGGGTTTCTTTCACCTTTATTTCGGGCAAAGAATCCTTCAAATTGCGCGACATCGAGCATTACACCAAAGCTCCCATTCCTGCGGGCAACATTCCTTCTTCGCGCTCTATCCTTGCCAAGCGCAAGAGTCAGTTGGAGGCAAAAATTGAAGCAACGCTTTTAGAAGCACAGTCGGAAGATTTTGTTTTCTCTCCACAATTAGAGGCAGTAACCGAAATTTTAGCCGCCCTTACAGAAAAAGGCTTTGATAATCAGGCGATTGCGCAAGCCGTTTTGCACCTGCATGCAGGCACGTCCTTGCAGTTGGACAAACGCGATATAGATTTTGCAGATGATTTCCGCAAAAACAGACGTTCAGAAGACACAGGGCGCGGACGCAACGACCGTTATGGCAGCCGTCCCGAAGGACGCTCTGAACGTGGCTCTTCTTATGGCGATAGAAACACCAGCCGTGGCAGTAGCCGCACCACAACGCGCACAACAAACAACTTGCGTGGCGACATGGCGCGTCTGTTTATCAACGTAGGCAAGCAAGACAAAGTCAGTAAAGGCGACATCTTGGGTGCGATTGCAGGCGAAACAGGCATCAAAGGCAGAGAAATTGGCTCTATTGATGTTTTCGATAGCTACTCTTTTGTAGAAGTACCGAAGGCGGAGTCTGAAAAAATCGTCCGTTTGATGAATAAAGCCAAAATCAAAGGCAACAAAGTCAATTTGGAATTGGCGAAATAA
- a CDS encoding Lrp/AsnC family transcriptional regulator: protein MQDKNASTPHFKLDQIDKKILSILQKNAKITNAQLSKDVSLSPAPTLERVKKLEAAGFIESYHAKLNAQKLGIGVTTFISIKLSRHNKTTNDSFIQKINQIEEIVECHYITGSSDYLLKVVAHDIEAYQHLIMNKISEIEEIDNMQSMVILSTLKDTKELPINE, encoded by the coding sequence ATGCAGGACAAAAACGCTTCTACCCCTCACTTCAAACTCGACCAGATTGATAAAAAAATCTTATCAATCTTACAAAAAAATGCAAAAATTACAAATGCACAGCTATCCAAAGATGTCAGCCTTTCGCCTGCCCCTACTTTGGAGCGTGTCAAAAAATTAGAGGCTGCGGGCTTTATCGAAAGCTACCATGCCAAACTCAATGCCCAGAAATTGGGTATCGGCGTTACTACGTTTATTAGCATCAAGTTAAGCAGACACAACAAAACTACTAACGATTCTTTTATCCAAAAAATAAATCAAATCGAGGAAATTGTCGAGTGCCACTACATCACTGGTTCAAGCGACTATCTCCTCAAAGTAGTAGCGCACGATATTGAAGCGTACCAACATCTGATTATGAATAAAATTAGCGAAATTGAAGAAATTGACAACATGCAAAGCATGGTCATTCTTTCTACGCTAAAAGATACCAAAGAGCTACCGATAAACGAATAA
- a CDS encoding lycopene cyclase family protein, protein MKKTQSYDFIIAGTGISGFALAEALSRSPILAQKRIALIDKEVKKDNDRTLSFWTTTPTPFEDCVFKTWKELEFISPQTQKIERLERLSYQTIRSRDFYNFVRKKIQNFSNIEIINAEIATISENETFAAVHLKEGTVLQAPFVFTSLFNPKSFDFSKSYYILQHFYGYFLKIDTQTEPAFTPERVRLFDLRLPQENEVRFCYILPFSASEALVEFTIFSEKLLPTQKNYKDILENYIHNTLKIKHFEIQEVEEGIIPMTDYVFPKKGGKRICHIGVLGGAAKPTTGYAFLRMVREAAEIVSSLEKYNSPFYKPKFNTQFLTYDRLLLDIMQRDGGDIQRIFSYLFKNNRIEEVLLFLDEKTNFIEDLKIMASVPPLPFLTSIKNLALRRR, encoded by the coding sequence ATGAAAAAAACACAAAGCTATGACTTTATTATCGCAGGGACGGGCATTTCGGGTTTCGCCTTAGCGGAAGCATTGAGCAGAAGTCCTATTTTAGCACAAAAAAGAATTGCTTTAATTGATAAAGAAGTAAAAAAAGATAACGACCGTACTCTAAGTTTTTGGACAACTACGCCTACGCCCTTCGAAGATTGTGTCTTCAAAACTTGGAAGGAATTGGAATTTATTTCGCCACAAACCCAAAAAATAGAACGCCTCGAAAGGCTTTCTTATCAAACCATTAGAAGCAGAGATTTTTACAATTTTGTTAGGAAAAAAATACAAAATTTTTCTAATATAGAAATCATAAATGCCGAAATAGCAACGATAAGCGAAAACGAAACCTTTGCGGCGGTGCATCTAAAAGAGGGAACGGTTTTGCAAGCACCCTTTGTTTTTACTTCTCTTTTTAATCCAAAATCTTTTGATTTTTCGAAAAGCTACTATATTTTACAACACTTTTACGGTTATTTTCTGAAAATAGATACGCAAACCGAACCTGCCTTTACACCCGAAAGAGTCCGCCTTTTCGACCTGCGCCTGCCCCAAGAAAATGAGGTTCGTTTCTGTTACATTCTGCCTTTTTCTGCTTCGGAAGCCTTAGTAGAATTTACGATTTTTTCCGAAAAACTGCTTCCTACCCAAAAAAACTACAAAGACATTTTAGAAAATTATATCCATAACACTCTAAAAATCAAGCACTTTGAAATACAAGAAGTAGAAGAAGGCATTATCCCCATGACCGACTACGTTTTTCCCAAAAAGGGCGGCAAGCGCATCTGTCATATTGGCGTTTTGGGGGGAGCTGCCAAACCTACTACGGGTTATGCCTTCCTGCGCATGGTGCGCGAGGCTGCGGAGATAGTTTCAAGTTTAGAAAAATATAACTCACCTTTTTATAAGCCAAAATTTAACACACAATTCCTAACTTACGACCGCTTGCTTTTAGACATCATGCAGCGCGACGGGGGCGACATTCAGCGCATCTTTTCCTACCTTTTCAAAAATAATCGCATAGAAGAAGTTTTACTTTTTTTAGATGAAAAAACCAATTTTATCGAAGACCTTAAAATTATGGCTTCTGTGCCGCCATTGCCCTTTCTTACTTCTATCAAAAATTTAGCCCTTAGAAGGCGTTAG